A window of Aeromicrobium sp. A1-2 contains these coding sequences:
- the aspS gene encoding aspartate--tRNA ligase, with amino-acid sequence MIRTHDAGSLRTEHIGQQVTLAGWVARRRDHGGVAFIDLREASGVVQVVVREEVAHQLRAEYCLKIVGTVQKRPEGNENAGIPTGDIEVIADDVEILSAAAPLPFPIDDHVDVGEEARLKYRYLDLRRSGPAAAIRLRSKVNAAARQVLGERDFVEIETPTLTRSTPEGARDFLVPARLKPGSWYALPQSPQLFKQLLMVGGMERYYQIARCYRDEDFRADRQPEFTQLDIEMSFVDQADVLELMERIIQAMWALIGYDVPLPIPHMTYAEAMRRFGSDKPDLRMGQELVECTEFFKDTQFRVFQAEYVGAVVMPGGASQPRRQFDAWQEWAKQRGAKGLAYVTIQDDGELGGPVAKNLSDVERAGLAEHVGAKPGDCIFFGAGATKSTRGLLGAARLEIGERGGLIDKDAWEFVWVVDAPLLEPSGDAVASGDVAVGSGAWTAVHHAFTSPQDIEAFDSDPGSALAWAYDIVCNGSELGGGSIRIHREDVQKRVFALMGIGEEEAQEKFGFLLDAFSFGAPPHGGIAVGMDRICAMLSGSDSIRDVIAFPKSGGGFDPLTAAPAPITPEQRKDAGVDWKPQDDAKS; translated from the coding sequence GTGATCCGCACCCACGACGCCGGAAGCCTGCGCACCGAACACATCGGTCAGCAGGTCACCCTCGCTGGATGGGTCGCCCGTCGTCGAGATCACGGCGGAGTTGCGTTCATCGACCTCCGCGAGGCCTCGGGTGTCGTCCAGGTCGTCGTCCGCGAGGAGGTTGCCCACCAGCTGCGCGCCGAGTACTGCCTCAAGATCGTCGGCACGGTACAGAAGCGGCCTGAGGGTAACGAGAACGCCGGCATCCCGACCGGTGACATCGAGGTCATCGCCGACGACGTCGAGATCCTCAGCGCCGCGGCGCCCCTGCCGTTCCCGATCGACGACCATGTCGACGTGGGCGAGGAGGCCCGGCTGAAGTACCGCTACCTCGACCTGCGCCGTTCCGGTCCGGCCGCCGCGATCCGCTTGCGCAGCAAGGTCAACGCCGCTGCCCGTCAGGTCCTCGGTGAGCGGGACTTCGTCGAGATCGAGACGCCGACACTGACCCGTTCGACTCCCGAGGGTGCTCGCGACTTCCTCGTGCCGGCACGCCTCAAGCCCGGCAGCTGGTACGCCCTGCCGCAGAGCCCGCAACTGTTCAAGCAGCTCCTGATGGTCGGCGGCATGGAGCGTTACTACCAGATTGCGCGCTGTTACCGCGACGAAGACTTCCGCGCCGATCGCCAGCCCGAGTTCACGCAGCTCGACATCGAGATGAGCTTCGTCGACCAGGCCGACGTCCTTGAGCTGATGGAAAGAATCATCCAAGCCATGTGGGCACTGATCGGATATGACGTCCCGCTCCCGATCCCGCACATGACGTACGCCGAGGCGATGCGCCGATTCGGTTCGGACAAACCCGACCTGCGCATGGGCCAGGAGCTCGTGGAGTGCACAGAGTTCTTCAAGGACACACAGTTCCGCGTCTTCCAGGCCGAGTACGTCGGCGCGGTCGTGATGCCCGGCGGTGCCTCGCAGCCCCGTCGCCAGTTCGACGCGTGGCAGGAGTGGGCCAAGCAGCGTGGCGCCAAGGGACTGGCCTACGTCACGATCCAGGACGACGGCGAGCTCGGCGGTCCGGTGGCCAAGAACCTCAGCGACGTCGAGCGTGCCGGTCTGGCCGAGCACGTCGGCGCCAAGCCGGGGGACTGCATCTTCTTCGGTGCCGGAGCGACCAAGTCGACTCGCGGCCTGCTCGGCGCTGCCCGGCTCGAGATCGGTGAGCGCGGCGGCCTGATCGACAAGGACGCCTGGGAGTTCGTCTGGGTCGTGGATGCGCCACTGCTCGAGCCCTCGGGTGACGCGGTGGCATCCGGCGACGTCGCCGTCGGCAGCGGAGCATGGACCGCGGTGCACCACGCCTTCACCTCGCCGCAGGACATCGAGGCATTCGACAGTGATCCCGGCTCGGCGCTCGCGTGGGCGTACGACATCGTCTGCAACGGCAGCGAGCTCGGTGGTGGGTCGATCCGAATCCATCGTGAGGACGTCCAGAAGCGGGTGTTCGCACTGATGGGCATCGGTGAGGAGGAGGCGCAGGAGAAGTTCGGCTTCCTGCTCGACGCGTTCAGCTTCGGCGCTCCGCCGCACGGCGGCATCGCGGTCGGCATGGACCGCATCTGCGCGATGCTCAGCGGCTCCGACTCGATCCGCGACGTCATCGCGTTCCCGAAGTCCGGCGGCGGCTTCGACCCCCTGACGGCGGCACCCGCACCCATCACCCCGGAGCAGCGCAAGGACGCCGGAGTCGATTGGAAACCCCAGGATGACGCCAAGAGCTGA
- the hisS gene encoding histidine--tRNA ligase, translated as MTKLSGFPEFLPAERNVELIVLDHLRSVFELHGFASIETRAVETMDQLLRKGEIDKEVYVLRRLQAGEGDSDSGMGLHFDLTVPFARYVLENAGKLEFPFRRYQIQKVWRGERPQQGRFREFTQADIDIVAKDELAFHFDVEVAQVMAEALSGLPVPQLTLQVSNRKVLEGFYRGLGIAEPTTVMPIVDKLDKVPADKIAQLLQTDAGLSADQAAQCLSLAEIRTTDDSFVAAVRALGVEDPLLDEGLEELRLVVVGAAGADGVEVVADLRIARGLDYYTGTVFETRMAGYEHLGSICSGGRYDQLATDGRTTYPGVGISLGVSRLLVPLVADGLSADRSVPSAVLVALVDEESRPASVEVASALRARGIPTEVAATAQKFGKQIRYAERRGIPYVWFPASPQTEGSHQVRDIRIGEQGNADPTTWAPPAEDLSPRIKEQNT; from the coding sequence ATGACCAAGCTGAGCGGGTTCCCCGAGTTCCTCCCGGCCGAGCGCAATGTCGAGCTGATCGTGCTCGACCACCTCCGCTCGGTCTTCGAGCTGCACGGCTTCGCGTCGATCGAGACCCGCGCGGTCGAGACGATGGACCAGCTGCTGCGCAAGGGCGAGATCGACAAGGAGGTCTACGTCCTGCGCCGGCTGCAGGCCGGCGAGGGCGACAGCGACTCCGGCATGGGGCTGCACTTCGACCTGACGGTGCCCTTCGCGCGGTACGTCCTGGAGAACGCCGGCAAGCTCGAGTTCCCGTTCCGCCGCTACCAGATCCAGAAGGTGTGGCGTGGGGAACGCCCCCAGCAGGGACGGTTCCGCGAGTTCACCCAGGCCGACATCGACATTGTCGCCAAGGACGAGCTGGCCTTCCACTTCGACGTCGAGGTCGCCCAGGTCATGGCCGAGGCGCTGTCGGGCCTTCCCGTGCCGCAGCTGACGCTCCAGGTCAGCAATCGCAAGGTACTCGAGGGCTTCTACCGAGGTCTCGGCATCGCCGAGCCGACGACGGTGATGCCGATCGTCGACAAGCTCGACAAGGTGCCGGCTGACAAGATCGCGCAGCTCCTGCAGACCGACGCCGGCCTGAGCGCCGACCAGGCCGCGCAGTGCCTTTCGCTCGCCGAGATCCGTACGACCGACGACTCCTTCGTCGCTGCGGTCCGCGCCCTCGGTGTCGAGGACCCGCTGCTCGACGAAGGGCTCGAAGAGCTCCGTCTGGTGGTCGTCGGCGCGGCAGGTGCCGACGGCGTCGAGGTCGTCGCTGACCTGCGCATTGCGCGTGGCCTCGACTACTACACCGGCACGGTGTTCGAGACCCGGATGGCGGGCTACGAGCACCTCGGCTCGATCTGCTCGGGCGGACGCTACGACCAGCTCGCCACGGACGGCCGCACGACCTATCCGGGTGTCGGCATCTCGTTGGGTGTGTCCCGCCTGCTGGTCCCGCTGGTCGCCGACGGGCTGTCGGCCGACCGCTCCGTCCCCAGTGCGGTCCTGGTCGCACTGGTCGACGAGGAGTCCCGGCCGGCCAGCGTGGAGGTCGCCTCGGCGCTGCGCGCCCGCGGCATCCCGACCGAGGTCGCCGCGACGGCGCAGAAGTTCGGCAAGCAGATTCGGTACGCCGAGCGGCGGGGCATACCGTATGTGTGGTTCCCCGCCTCACCGCAGACCGAGGGCTCGCACCAGGTGCGGGACATCCGGATCGGTGAGCAGGGCAACGCCGATCCGACCACCTGGGCCCCGCCCGCAGAAGACCTCTCGCCTCGAATCAAGGAGCAGAACACGTGA
- a CDS encoding MBL fold metallo-hydrolase: MLLTSFPAGPLQANCYFVSRGPGAGCAIIDPGMESMDGIHSVVSEHNLRPAAVLITHGHFDHMWCAQDVAEEYDCPVWIHPADRHLLSDPMAAISSESAGMLRAQLGMTDVPDFAEPADVRDAVDGARIEVDGLTFQVDHVPGHTPGTVFYRVDYDGPEDVSQVMFSGDFLFAGSIGRTDLTGGSHPQMLDSLRDRVLPLADDIVVLPGHGGQTSVGRERGTNPFLAELMA; this comes from the coding sequence GTGCTTCTCACGTCATTTCCGGCCGGTCCGTTGCAGGCCAACTGCTACTTCGTCTCCCGGGGTCCTGGCGCCGGTTGCGCCATCATCGACCCGGGCATGGAGTCGATGGACGGCATCCATTCGGTCGTCTCCGAGCACAACCTGCGACCCGCCGCAGTTCTCATCACGCACGGTCACTTCGACCACATGTGGTGCGCGCAGGACGTCGCCGAGGAGTACGACTGCCCGGTCTGGATCCACCCCGCGGACCGGCACCTCCTGAGCGACCCCATGGCCGCGATCTCCAGCGAGTCCGCCGGGATGCTGCGGGCCCAGCTCGGCATGACCGACGTGCCGGACTTCGCCGAGCCCGCAGACGTACGTGATGCGGTCGACGGCGCCCGGATCGAGGTCGACGGGTTGACGTTCCAGGTCGACCACGTGCCCGGTCACACTCCCGGCACCGTTTTCTACCGGGTCGACTACGACGGACCCGAGGACGTCTCACAAGTCATGTTCTCCGGTGACTTCCTGTTCGCCGGATCGATCGGACGCACCGACCTGACCGGCGGCTCGCACCCGCAGATGCTCGACAGCCTGCGCGACCGCGTCCTGCCGCTGGCCGACGACATCGTCGTGCTGCCGGGCCACGGCGGACAGACGTCGGTCGGCCGCGAGCGTGGCACCAACCCGTTCCTCGCGGAGCTGATGGCATGA